Sequence from the Gemmatimonas sp. genome:
CGAAAACACCGACGTTCGCGTCGGTGCTCGAACACACGGTGCCGCAGAGCTTCTTCGAAGCGGCCGCGAACAACGAAGTGCTGCAGATCGTCTTCTTCGCGATCCTCTTCGCCGTCGCTCTCTCGCGCGTTGAGGGCCCGTCCAAGAAGATCGTGCTCGACGGCCTGCAGGCGATCAGCGAAGTGATGTTCAAGTTTGTCGGTATCGTCATGACCTACGCGCCCATCGGCATCGGCGCCGCCATCGGTGTCACGGTCGGCAAGAGCGGACTCGGCGTGCTGCTCAGTCTTGGCAAGCTCGTGGCCACGTTGTACGCGTCGCTCATTGTGTTTGTCGTGATCGTGCTCATACCGGTGGCGTTGTTGGCCCGCATCCCCATCATGCGCTTCTGGCGCACGGTGAAGGAGCCATGGCTCATCGCGTTCTCCACGGCCTCCAGCGAGGCCGCCTTCCCGCAGGCGATGCAGGCCATGGAAAAGTTCGGCGTCCCGCGCCGGATCGTGTCGTTCGTGCTCCCCACGGGCTACTCGTTCAATCTCGATGGCAGTACGCTCTACCTTGCCATCGCCTCGGTGTTCGTGGCGCAAGCCGCCGGCATCGACATGCCGATCGGCACCCAGCTGCTCATGATGCTGACGCTGATGCTCACCTCGAAGGGTGTGGCAGCAGTTCCGCGCGCGTCGCTCGTGATCCTGTCGGGCGCCCTCGCGCAGTTCAACCTGCCGCTCGAGGGCATCGCGCTCATCCTCGGCGTCGATGCCATCATGGACATGGCTCGCACGTCGGTGAATCTGCTTGGCAACTGTCTCGCCACGGCTGTCATGGCGCGCTGGGAAGGCGAGCTGAAT
This genomic interval carries:
- a CDS encoding cation:dicarboxylase symporter family transporter; translated protein: MAHQSSSASPAAPSKGFLGIGFSTWIVISMIVGILIGWLAPDFAPNLKPFANIFLRMIKSLIVPLLFSTLVVGIAGHGDDMKKVGKLALRSIIYFEVVTTAALAIGLIAVNFVKPGLGLSIAPAAGSTEEFKALAAKTPTFASVLEHTVPQSFFEAAANNEVLQIVFFAILFAVALSRVEGPSKKIVLDGLQAISEVMFKFVGIVMTYAPIGIGAAIGVTVGKSGLGVLLSLGKLVATLYASLIVFVVIVLIPVALLARIPIMRFWRTVKEPWLIAFSTASSEAAFPQAMQAMEKFGVPRRIVSFVLPTGYSFNLDGSTLYLAIASVFVAQAAGIDMPIGTQLLMMLTLMLTSKGVAAVPRASLVILSGALAQFNLPLEGIALILGVDAIMDMARTSVNLLGNCLATAVMARWEGELNIPAEEAVPA